The genomic window aattatttccttcatgtTGGGTGATATTCACATTTAAAGGTGTATTCCTGATAGAAGCTCTCCAATGCTTGGAACCTGttaatttcccattttccgCCTCACAGGTATACTCACCTGCAATGAGCGACTGCCCAATTTCATTCTTCACCTCCCCCTCCAAATTTGAAGCAATATTACCATTACTTGTTTCACACGTGGAACTCCCTTTAGGGTTACCATTTTCTACAACATTACTGgattctccattttttacatcatttttggattttccattttttacacttcgaTTAGGCTTTTTCGGACGATTGGGGCGCCTTCGCTTGCTTACACTAATGTTCTTTCTAATCCTTTTCCTCTTACTAGCGTTTTTTTTGGAATTCTTTCCACTTGCAGGGTCGTCACATCCGTTTACACCGCCCACTGCAGCACTATTCACACTAACTGCAGCTTCTTTCCCTGTGGAGCTATCCAAAATGTCACCCCTCCTGTTCAAATAACTGCTCACATGCTCAGCAGTAATATTTAACCCCTGCTTTGAAGTGTCACAACTTTGATCCTCCGAAATGttactttttctccttttctctgCATCCAGCTTACATATAATAGCTTCCTTGttaaaatacaaataaatataaaatatgttgCTTCTTACACAGTCATAAATGGCATACAACAAGAATTTATATTCTTTTAGGAGCTCACATAAGTCGTGAGTTCCCTCCAACATGTAGTATTCCTTAATCAATGCTTCCTTTAATGcacccttttcctttttggttccatttttatgacTGTTATATTTATGAGGTGCTTTAATCCTTTCcaaatgttcttcttttttcatccaaTTCTGTAGAAAATATTTGCGCGACAAAACAAATTTGGAAAGATGATCTGACTCGTACTTtagtttttctttatttttacacaattttttcttcgccaatttgttgttcttacgAATATGATAGGCTCTTCCCTGTTtcgtccccctttttacactttttacATCCACCCTGCTTGAACGGAAGCCCCTCCCATAGAGTGCATACAATTCGCACTTCAACGAATGGCTTTTCTGCAgcataatatttataatatcaAAATAGAGGGCAAAATACtctgcactttttttcttcatggcaaataaaatttcaaTTATATACACCAGCAACTTTACACACACTTTCTGAATGAAGATATAGCCGTTCTTACTCATAATGACCAGGGAGTAGGCATATATGCAActattaataattttataattcCACATAGGCTTATCCTTAAAGTAGTGGAAAATGTCATGTATTAGGATAAACACCTGTTCATTTAAGtttccattatttttgtaagttaaaaaatttctataCGTATTTGGATTTAGAAAAAGTGCCAAATAATGCTTCATATTCTCCTTAAAACTGTCATGTAACAGTAATCGAATATGTTCgatgaatatttttccctcttcaaTGCTATGCTTTGTGtcatatttcaaaaattgaagaattttttctataagaAATTCTTTAAGATGAAAATACTTATTCATGCTATCCATCCTTAGAAAGTATATTAGCATGTACACGACCAAATTTTTTAGATTCCACAGTTCGGATACCTTCGACAAATCAATCTcgtaattgttgtaattcacatttttgtaaaattgcTTCTTCGCtgtttttaattcatttcgATGGAACACACTGCGGGTATCACAAAATGGGGCTCCTAATTCGTCCCCGTATTTATCATTCAGGGGGTAAACGATAGGCTCATTGAAATCGCAGCGGTTTATGGAGTTTCCGTCAAAGGTGCTACTCACACGAACCTTCTGCGTATTACTTGTTGGCGCATCGCAGGAacgcttcttccctttctttacACCAAAATGTTTAGAATTTGCATCTTCACAATTCGATGGAACTTTATCCTGCGGGTTACTCTTATCAAAATTGCACACATgtgtttcccccctttggcaAAATTGGGAATTCCCCCTGGTGGATTTCCTCTCCAAAGCGGTCCTATCCTCAATCAAATAGCTGTAAAGCCTTTTCAATTTACGCGGATATAAAACATTCCCACGACGATCGCACCACCGGAGGGCGTTTTCCCCCACGGACAAATGATTATCCCAAAAATGGTAACTGTACGATGTTCTACAAATCCGATCTCTTAAGCAGTTAATATATTCTATGTAGAACGACCTGGAATACTTAAAATCCCATACATTTATGAGggacaaaattttgcacaaaatttttatgtaattttcATTACTCTTTATCAAATGCGGATATAAGTTCATCAAAACATAATttgagaaaattatttctctAACTACTTTTAGGGAATCCCCACTGCTTCGCACGCACCTACCATTTTTGTGCCTTTTcctatacacatttattgcTGACTTTAGAAACTTCCCTCTTTTAACCTTACCAACTAGCCTCTTGTAAAAAGCCTCCAAAATATGCAAAGAAACAACATTCACATATTTGTAAATATCGAACACTATCAAGTCGTTCTTATGTAGCTTGCATATTTCAGTAATTATTCTTATGCAGATAATTGtgtattcttcattttgcttcACGATGAGATTCAAACAAATGTCAAAAATCTCTAtcatgtattttatttttttaaatttatatatcaTGGAATAGAAAATGTTAAGTATACTCTTCCGAAAAATGTACGTCCTATTGAGGTAATAGCACGGGACGCAATCACTTATGTAACTCTTCATTAAGGGGTACACATCCATTAGAAAGAagttctcttccttttcgctcATGTTTAGCAGGGCCATTCTTATTctatttgtcctttttttcgcgcccttcccttcttggaacttttcattttttctcagGAATCTCTTCATCaccagttttttttccagtgcTTCCTCCATCTTGTCCCCCTACTATGATTTATGTCTTTGCGTGGGTATCAACGTGCGTATAGACGCGTGAATCGGGATACCCTTTCTGCGCGCCCTTCTGCCTATCTGCCTTCTCACTAGTGCGAAACGTATATccttgcacatatatatatgaacaggcACATTTGTGCAAAGTGCTCATAAGCGTCTGCACACGTATCAGTTACTGTCCCCCCAACTTCAATTCGTTCCGTCCATATTttcgaaagggaaagaacgaaacaatatatttatgtCTCTAGGCGAAGCCCAAAGAGGGCATTCGCCTGGGATAATTTCAAAAAGGATGGCGAGCCAAATCTGTCACTACGAGGGTGACAACACAAGGACAACTTAAAAAGGCAAGCGCGTAAGAAACATAACAAAAATTACGAGCATTAACAATGGTGTACATCACATATAGGAAGCTCATCCTTAGTAGCACAATAAAattgcaacaaaaaaaaagaatagatGAATTCTTCGGATAAAAacaagaagggaaaaaaaaaaaaaaagaaaaaggcaagTTAAGCAGGTTAAGAAGCTTAAAAAGAGAAcattacagaaaaaatgtgttcgttctttttttattcttctttttccttttatttataaGCATTTTTTGACACATAAAAGtttaatgaaaataatgGACCATGgtgaaacaaaaatgtacttcAGTACACAAGCGAATACAGGCagcaaaatgtacacacaatTGCATTCTTCACAATATGCATCCGCCTACGTATCACCGAGCAGTATACATACGAAACTTTTGAGGAGTTCCAGTAAATTCAAAACAAACATATATTCACATGTTCGTGAAATATATCTGCTGTTAATTCATCTTTCTCATCATTTTACACAAGTACATTCTTATTTTAATGCATTATTCCCGTTGGTATATACATTGAGGCACATGTACTTTTACGTGTACACGTACTGAATGATCCTTACTTTACACTTGTTCACATACACAATTACGCAACAGGGGAGGTGTTcatattaaataatataacacAAGAAAGTTTGGAAAAAcacagttttttctttcttttttcccttttgtatatatattaaaaaaataaaaaagagagaaaaataaaattgccgCAATTTTGGCACATAATTTTCCATGAACTTTAAAAATTCCCACccaaatttttatgtacgtATAATAGCAAAATATAGCAAgaaggatttaaaaaaagagaaatttacgctcttcacatatataaacacattaaattaaaaaatatacgcataaattttaaattaaaaaatgcggAAAATGAAGGGGCATCAGTGACACTCGAAacttatttcttcatttttccccctaaaGCAGAAATATGCAATAATACGTGTAGTGTTATAAGGGCTCACACCATTATGACAATTTTGgggggggttaaaaaaaaaatatttgataTGATAAAAATGCGGCGGAAATGCGAAATACGTGCACTTAGCGTTTTAAATGTATCATAATTAATTAAATGACGCCATGGCTCGTTACACAAAAGAGAATATACCAAGAAAATGCTTTTATAATATGTTTATTTTGCATGTGTAACGCATACACTTGGCATACGCTCAACATACGCTTGGCATACACGTGGCATGCTCATACGCACAAAGTGGTATCAAAAAAATACGCATCCTTCAAAATGCAGCGAGCTCAAATGGGGTCTATCTACATGTGCGTGCATGCTTACAGAATTATATTCATGCGTTGTGTCACTTCTTCCGTGTGATACTACGAacttgctcatttttttgaagtacgaaaattgtaaaggataaacaaaaataaggGCGCCATCAAAGGATGAACTTTAAAGGGGTGTAATTTAATgcgtgttaaaaaaatgtgagagggaaaattaaaattcaacttaaaataaaaaccgacctgaaaattaaaaaaaagcctACGTCAATttcaaaattaaaataagaataaaaaagggaacaaaaaagaaaataacaaagtgacaaaagaaaaaacgtaACAGCCCTTTGCACATTCTTACGAACATTCATGCGTGCTGTACaccttttacattttttttaatgtgaatgtgtaggcaaaaaaaaataataaataaataaaataaaataaaaacggcAGCACTATATACCCCAATACaccaatattttttcctccgtaCAAGCATTAAATTCTTGTGCACACTTTTGACATATCCCCACGCAGGTTATGTTTCCGAACAACTACACGTATTCATAAGTAGATCCCTTCATTTTACCGCTTAATTCTCCCGCTGAAAAGGGTTAAGAATTGTTAAACTTCATGTTCATAAGGAAtcgaaatttttattcccttttacaATGTGCTCATTTCATTATAACGGAAAACAAAACCTTTTatggaatataaaaatatccACAAGCAGATTTGAACGCATCCAAACATTGAGGGCACACCTCTTCGTCTGCCTTTCTAGCCACAACTATGTGGACGAGTCAACTAGACATTCATCTAGCTAGCCTATCACTCAACAAAAATCGACTTATCATCCcttttgttaatattttcctacATAATAGAAATGCTAatgcaaaataaattaacaatACAGACATGCTTTTTGCGTCTGTTTTGTCATGAGTGTTCGCAAATAaggacttaaaaaaaaaaaaaatcactgtTCAATGAGAACCCCGCTTTAACCGGTAACACTCTCTCGGTAAAAatgtattcatatatattggAACGCATATACGTGTATATACTTAAGCGCACGTTCATGTATACATGCGTATTCTTCAAACCTCGGTAAAAAGCGAATAGCATCAAGTAAAGACATAAAGCGGGTGAACGTGAAATGCGCCCCTCCActactttaaaaaagaacaacatatAGGAGGAATCCCCTGAATATTTCTCCAAGCGGTTCGTTTTCATACTAAATAGATAAACGCTGACgcaaaatgttaaaaaaaaaaattcttttattataatCGAAATTACTGTTTGTCTAATTCGCCATCGAATGCGTATGgagcagggaaaaaaaaaaaaaaaatgtacgtcAGAGGGTAATGtctccatatatacataattaaaaaaactgctatatgtatataaaaaaaatgaggagtAGGAAAAAATCTGCTTGTCACAAAAGGCTTATAGATAGAAAGCACCTATGTTCTTCTAATTCCATTACcttttttcgtcttcttaaagaataaaagtaatgtgtaaaaaaggcTAAAGGAAATACACTTATAAACATTATTTAAGCATAAACATTTCCtcattcttttaaaaaatggaggatgAAATTGTTTTGAGcgaaaaagtagaagaactaaaaaatttgatataCGTGGATGATACCCCTTTCAATCATCTAGACTTCATGGTTAGGGATAGAACACCATGACCCTCCTCCTGCAACGATGTGTTTCTGGCTAAAACGAGTGTGCGCACATGCGTACGCTAGCGCCTGTCCACATTTCCATACACTGTAACCGAACCCCCTTTTCGAACAAACTCGTTTAGAAGGTGCCATGCATCCCCTGCTGTGTCTTACCCGGCATGTCCTTCCTAAACACGCGTGCACAGGAAgaacacaaaaatggatatAGAAAAGATGAAGTAaacgtttatttttttttctcctcttttgaAATAacttgcagaaaaaaaaaaaaggttcatTCGAAATGCGTGTTTTTGAGTATGCCccgtatatacacatactaTCGACCTCCCTCTTCACCCCTTCTCCAAAGATCAACGAGACTGATGAGCTACAAGTCGAATACTTCTACGCAAAGAGGCTACACAGAAGCAgtttagtaaaaataaaattccccGAATGTTACGAAATGGCTGGAGCTCTTCTATCAGATGCAACAGCAGCATCCGTCGGAAATTTGACCCACCTCTATTTTGAATTAGGAACCGAATTATGCCACATGTTAAGCATAGAGAGATGAAAAATAATCACCCCTTAGTTAAcctaataaaaatgtgtctCTATCATCCACAAAGGGTGCCTAAAGACGTTCACATATTGTTTATGCATTCTACGacatgtgtattttttaaactttgcCTGATCTTAAAAATAATCAAGGGGTTCGCAGGACAGTTAATTAGAGCAGCCCTTTGGAAAATTACCCCACATATTGCTTCCTTCCAAATTCTATGTTGCAACACCCTCAGGCTACCCGAAAACGAATGGCCAGTGGAGAAGCTGGAAGAGCTCCTGCTGATCGCGGAAATGCGCAGAAGGGTTTATCTAATGAAACATAATGACCAGGTGGACCAAACATACTTGGAAGGAATGACGTTCATGGAGAGGAAAAGTAAATCGAAAAATTCGAATGCAAAATGTGACCCGACGTTTGTTAGGGTGCGCGTACATATGCATTAGTATATACATTGGCATGTGCACCCCTTTGAAGCCATCCCCCGCtgcttatattttaaaaCACTGCACCTGTCATTCACTTCCATTTACCCCGCTTCAA from Plasmodium coatneyi strain Hackeri chromosome 12, complete sequence includes these protein-coding regions:
- a CDS encoding GINS complex subunit Psf3; the protein is MEDEIVLSEKVEELKNLIYVDDTPFNHLDFMKVPCIPCCVLPGMSFLNTRAQEEHKNGYRKDEINETDELQVEYFYAKRLHRSSLVKIKFPECYEMAGALLSDATAASVGNLTHLYFELGTELCHMLPENEWPVEKLEELLLIAEMRRRVYLMKHNDQVDQTYLEGMTFMERKMFNSFSKGTDVDKQKATSNRNIFNFFEFDL